A single region of the Hoeflea prorocentri genome encodes:
- a CDS encoding aldo/keto reductase: MKRRAIGNTGLEVTELCFGTSPLADMPDTYGYGVDEERARATVRAIFDSPVNFLDTSRNYGFGRAEERIGAVIRERGGLPDGFVLSTKLDRNMETNRFDASCARQSFEESLEALSLDRVQVLHLHDPEHSASLEEITGPGGALDELFKIKEEGLADAVGLAMGRIDIMFPLLRDRPFDVLINHNRFTLLNRQADEMYDYAHEAGIAILNAAPYAGGVLAKGSVQMPKLTYQDASHEALEPVRLVEAACARHGLAPGVAALDFSMSDPRITSTIVGVSKPERVAQTIEWATQTIPDAARQELAGLPYSTEDPEANRDYTPG, encoded by the coding sequence ATGAAACGCCGCGCCATAGGCAACACGGGTCTGGAAGTCACCGAACTGTGTTTTGGAACATCGCCCCTTGCGGACATGCCCGATACCTATGGCTACGGCGTCGACGAAGAACGGGCCCGGGCCACAGTGCGTGCCATTTTTGATAGCCCGGTGAATTTCCTCGATACATCGCGAAATTATGGCTTTGGCCGCGCCGAAGAACGCATTGGTGCGGTCATTCGCGAACGAGGCGGATTGCCGGACGGTTTTGTGCTGTCGACCAAGCTTGACAGAAACATGGAAACCAACCGTTTCGATGCGTCCTGTGCACGGCAGTCATTTGAAGAAAGTCTTGAGGCACTGTCGCTCGACCGGGTTCAGGTCCTGCACCTTCACGATCCGGAGCACTCCGCGAGCCTGGAGGAGATTACCGGACCGGGCGGCGCACTGGATGAACTCTTCAAGATCAAGGAAGAGGGTCTGGCAGACGCGGTCGGCCTCGCAATGGGTCGCATCGACATCATGTTCCCGCTTCTGCGCGACCGCCCGTTCGACGTGCTCATCAATCACAACCGCTTTACACTTTTGAACCGTCAGGCCGACGAGATGTACGACTATGCCCATGAGGCCGGCATCGCGATTTTGAACGCCGCGCCTTATGCAGGCGGCGTACTGGCGAAGGGCAGTGTCCAAATGCCCAAACTGACATACCAGGATGCAAGCCATGAAGCCCTTGAGCCGGTGCGTCTGGTCGAGGCCGCCTGTGCCAGGCACGGCCTTGCTCCGGGGGTTGCCGCGTTGGACTTCTCGATGAGCGATCCCCGCATCACCTCAACGATCGTAGGTGTTTCAAAACCCGAACGGGTTGCTCAGACCATTGAGTGGGCAACGCAAACAATACCGGACGCGGCCCGCCAGGAACTGGCTGGGCTGCCCTATTCCACTGAAGATCCAGAGGCAAACCGGGACTATACGCCAGGATAG
- a CDS encoding VOC family protein, producing the protein MSDDPRVGHLRGIVMRAPGITATTNFYTENWGLHVSHEEDGMTYLRGSGSEPFIYGLKDDDVYGIEYVHFGMPDRSSVDAIHARLVEMGAKLLSAPAELDGPFGGYGFELLDPDGRRLRITSDLQMRAPEKVHAFPHKVSHVVLNTPDLEATQKWYEDMLGFRTSDYSADQMIFLRCGSDHHAIALVRAQYPSVNHVAFEMPGIDSFMRGIGRMKQKGQAPSWGPGRHGPGNNPFAYFVSPSGYVIEFTADVQQIDEATHEPKVWSRTDPEAMDQWMTAGPPTPAQRAVMAGRPDPGFSAGG; encoded by the coding sequence ATGTCTGATGATCCAAGGGTCGGCCATTTGCGGGGCATCGTTATGCGGGCTCCGGGTATAACGGCGACGACCAATTTCTATACGGAAAACTGGGGTTTGCACGTTTCTCATGAAGAAGACGGCATGACCTATCTTCGCGGTTCGGGCAGCGAACCTTTCATATACGGCCTGAAAGATGATGATGTTTATGGCATCGAATATGTCCATTTCGGCATGCCCGACCGCAGCTCAGTCGACGCCATTCATGCCCGGTTGGTTGAGATGGGAGCGAAGTTGCTCAGCGCCCCCGCCGAGCTTGATGGGCCTTTCGGCGGTTACGGTTTTGAACTTCTGGACCCGGATGGCAGACGATTGCGGATTACATCGGACCTGCAGATGCGCGCGCCGGAGAAGGTGCACGCCTTTCCCCACAAGGTCAGCCATGTTGTTTTGAACACGCCGGATCTGGAGGCGACCCAGAAATGGTACGAGGATATGCTCGGCTTCCGGACCAGCGACTATTCGGCCGACCAGATGATTTTCCTGCGCTGTGGAAGCGATCATCACGCCATCGCACTTGTGCGTGCGCAGTACCCTTCAGTTAATCATGTGGCTTTTGAAATGCCGGGCATCGATAGTTTCATGCGTGGCATCGGCCGTATGAAACAAAAAGGACAAGCGCCGAGCTGGGGGCCGGGACGACACGGTCCGGGTAACAATCCCTTTGCCTATTTCGTCTCGCCTTCGGGCTATGTCATCGAGTTTACCGCGGACGTTCAGCAGATCGACGAGGCGACGCACGAACCGAAAGTCTGGTCACGCACAGATCCCGAGGCGATGGATCAGTGGATGACGGCAGGTCCGCCAACGCCGGCGCAACGCGCTGTGATGGCCGGTCGCCCGGACCCAGGTTTCTCGGCGGGCGGTTAG
- a CDS encoding thiamine pyrophosphate-binding protein, translating into MAQTVGYRIAEALADAGVTTMFGVISIHNMPILDAVAEQGRIRFIPARGEAGAMNMADAFSRVSGELGVALTSTGTAAGNAAGAQAEALTAGSRVLHITSTVDRALMDRDRAAIHDVPKQPEMLRGISKALFRIWDEKGVQGTISAAIRAALTPPTGPVSLEVPIDVQRAQAVAGEKLRVPVPALPQHDTAALDALAARILAARRPMLWLGGGARGAAQEATELVKRGFGAVSSTQGRGVVPESHSASLGAFNMTPEAEEIYASCDLMIVVGSRLRGNETRNNKMALPSPLFQIDAEPTQWGRNYPVDGFICGDAALTLRALLDRLPESLETDPQFHYDIAVARAKSEGALRTRLGPYQVVADHLLSTVSSGPHPWVRDVTISNSTFGNRYVQVAAPNLGVHALGGGIGQGIAMAVGAAVAAPGVRTYTLLGDGGAQLGLAELITAVDQELPITFVLMNDAAYGVIENIQDAQYGGRRHYSKLKTPDFGLLCSAIDMPHTRVERIEDFVAAVDGAADRSGPVMVEVDMISIGPFAEAFAGPPAGAAGSQV; encoded by the coding sequence ATGGCACAGACTGTCGGGTACAGAATCGCCGAAGCACTTGCAGATGCAGGCGTGACGACGATGTTCGGCGTCATTTCAATTCACAATATGCCGATCCTTGACGCTGTTGCCGAACAGGGGCGGATCCGGTTTATCCCGGCGCGCGGCGAAGCCGGAGCCATGAACATGGCCGACGCCTTCAGCAGGGTTTCCGGTGAGCTGGGCGTTGCCCTGACCTCGACCGGCACGGCGGCCGGCAACGCGGCGGGTGCACAGGCCGAAGCCCTGACCGCCGGCAGCCGTGTCCTGCACATTACATCGACGGTCGATCGGGCGCTGATGGACCGCGATCGCGCTGCCATTCATGATGTGCCGAAACAGCCGGAGATGTTGCGGGGGATTTCCAAGGCCCTGTTTCGCATTTGGGATGAGAAAGGGGTGCAGGGGACGATTTCAGCGGCAATCCGCGCCGCGCTCACGCCGCCGACCGGTCCCGTCAGTCTTGAAGTCCCGATCGATGTGCAGCGTGCGCAAGCTGTTGCGGGCGAAAAACTGCGGGTGCCCGTGCCAGCCCTTCCTCAGCACGATACCGCGGCGCTGGATGCGCTGGCGGCGCGCATTTTGGCTGCCCGGCGCCCCATGCTCTGGCTCGGCGGCGGCGCAAGGGGTGCGGCACAGGAAGCCACGGAGCTGGTGAAGCGTGGCTTTGGTGCGGTGAGTTCGACACAAGGGCGTGGTGTTGTGCCGGAAAGTCACAGTGCAAGCCTTGGTGCATTTAACATGACCCCAGAGGCGGAAGAGATTTACGCCTCATGCGATCTGATGATCGTTGTCGGCTCGCGCCTTCGCGGCAACGAGACCCGCAACAACAAGATGGCTCTGCCGTCCCCGCTCTTCCAGATCGATGCTGAGCCGACGCAGTGGGGCCGGAACTATCCGGTCGACGGTTTCATCTGCGGTGATGCGGCGCTGACATTGAGAGCGTTGCTCGACCGGCTGCCCGAAAGCCTCGAGACCGATCCACAGTTTCATTATGACATTGCCGTGGCCAGGGCGAAGTCCGAGGGCGCATTGCGTACCCGGCTCGGTCCCTATCAGGTCGTCGCCGATCATCTGCTGTCGACGGTTTCCTCCGGGCCTCATCCCTGGGTCAGGGACGTAACGATCTCCAATTCCACATTCGGCAATCGCTATGTGCAGGTAGCCGCCCCGAACCTTGGTGTCCACGCGCTGGGCGGCGGCATCGGGCAGGGCATTGCGATGGCCGTTGGCGCTGCCGTTGCCGCGCCGGGTGTGCGGACATACACTCTGCTTGGCGACGGGGGTGCACAGCTTGGGCTTGCCGAATTGATCACCGCTGTTGATCAAGAACTGCCGATCACCTTTGTCCTCATGAATGATGCGGCCTACGGCGTGATCGAAAACATACAGGATGCGCAATATGGCGGGCGCAGGCACTATTCCAAGCTCAAAACGCCGGATTTCGGCCTGCTTTGTTCTGCAATCGATATGCCCCATACCCGTGTGGAAAGGATCGAGGACTTTGTTGCGGCGGTGGATGGCGCGGCGGACCGCT
- a CDS encoding aminotransferase class V-fold PLP-dependent enzyme has translation MSQLPSSVDPGGLLEYSVVFTDRSLNHMSKRFQGVMRDISSLLGEVYNADGVVVVPGGGTYAMEAVARQFATGKNCLVIRDGWFSFRWSQIFEAGDIPASTTVLKAQRVSDDLQAPFAPPPVEDVVAAIAREKPDLVFAPHVETSAGIMLPDAYIRSVAEAVREVGGLFVLDCIASGAMWVDMRESGVDVLISAPQKGWSSSPSSGLVMLGERALERLPDTASTSFACDLKKWHQIMQAYENGGHAYHATMPTDALAGFRDSMAETKALGFDELRAGQLELGSRVRTLLAERGFKSVAAPGFEAPGVVVVYTDDADKHNGSKFAAQGMQIAAGVPLQCDEPEGFQTFRLGLFGLDKLHDIDRTVDRLKTVLDRIN, from the coding sequence ATGAGCCAGCTCCCTTCATCCGTTGATCCCGGTGGCCTTCTCGAATATTCGGTCGTTTTCACCGATCGCTCTCTGAACCATATGTCGAAACGCTTCCAGGGCGTGATGCGCGATATCTCCTCTTTGCTGGGGGAGGTCTACAACGCGGATGGAGTCGTGGTCGTGCCCGGCGGCGGAACCTATGCAATGGAGGCGGTCGCGCGCCAGTTCGCGACCGGCAAAAACTGCCTCGTCATTCGTGATGGCTGGTTTTCCTTCCGCTGGTCGCAGATTTTCGAGGCCGGTGATATTCCGGCCTCCACGACGGTCCTCAAGGCACAGCGCGTGTCGGATGATCTGCAAGCGCCCTTTGCGCCTCCGCCCGTTGAAGACGTGGTGGCCGCCATTGCCCGGGAAAAGCCCGATCTGGTCTTCGCGCCCCATGTCGAGACGTCCGCCGGCATCATGCTTCCCGACGCCTATATCCGGTCCGTTGCCGAGGCGGTGCGCGAGGTTGGCGGCCTGTTCGTGCTCGACTGCATCGCCTCCGGGGCGATGTGGGTCGATATGCGCGAAAGCGGTGTTGATGTCCTGATCAGCGCCCCGCAAAAGGGCTGGAGTTCTTCACCTTCGAGCGGCCTTGTGATGCTGGGCGAGCGGGCTCTTGAGCGGCTCCCCGACACGGCCAGCACCAGTTTCGCCTGCGATCTGAAGAAATGGCATCAGATCATGCAGGCCTATGAAAATGGCGGACACGCCTATCATGCCACGATGCCGACCGATGCACTGGCCGGCTTTCGCGATTCAATGGCCGAGACGAAGGCCCTGGGCTTCGATGAGCTTCGCGCCGGGCAACTGGAGCTGGGCTCCAGGGTCAGGACCCTGCTGGCGGAACGGGGCTTCAAGAGTGTTGCGGCGCCCGGTTTCGAGGCGCCCGGCGTTGTGGTCGTTTACACCGACGATGCCGACAAGCACAATGGCAGCAAATTCGCCGCCCAAGGCATGCAGATCGCCGCCGGCGTTCCGCTGCAATGCGACGAACCGGAGGGGTTTCAAACCTTCCGGCTGGGCCTGTTCGGGCTCGACAAGCTGCATGATATCGACCGCACGGTGGATCGGCTGAAGACGGTTCTAGACCGTATCAACTAA
- a CDS encoding SDR family oxidoreductase, with the protein MDIGLKGKTVVVTGGSSGIGLAAVRVFLEEGARVALCARGADRLADAEAELAGTFGADNVFARALSVLDKDAVASFAQDVGSRFGDCQVLVTNAGQGRVSTFADTGDEDWRDELELKFFSQLHPIRAFETMLRTSGAGSIVAVNSLLAYQPEPHMVCTSAARAGVQNLLKSLATEFAPDIRVNSILLGLVDSQQWQRRFDAREDQSQSRDDWYDALARQKKIPLGRLGDPHEAARAIAFLASPAASYITGARLEVSGGVSRFV; encoded by the coding sequence ATGGATATTGGACTTAAGGGCAAGACCGTCGTCGTTACAGGCGGTTCTTCAGGGATCGGACTTGCCGCCGTGCGGGTGTTCCTCGAGGAGGGCGCGCGTGTTGCTTTGTGCGCGCGTGGTGCCGACCGTCTGGCAGATGCGGAAGCGGAGCTTGCAGGAACTTTTGGAGCGGACAATGTCTTTGCCCGGGCTCTTTCAGTGCTGGACAAGGACGCCGTTGCCAGCTTTGCTCAGGATGTCGGCTCCCGGTTCGGTGATTGCCAGGTCTTGGTAACCAATGCCGGCCAGGGCAGGGTTTCGACCTTTGCCGATACCGGTGATGAGGATTGGCGTGATGAATTGGAGTTGAAATTCTTCAGCCAGCTTCACCCGATCCGGGCCTTCGAGACGATGCTTCGCACGTCCGGTGCCGGTTCGATCGTTGCGGTCAACTCGCTTCTCGCCTATCAGCCGGAGCCGCATATGGTCTGTACGTCGGCCGCGCGGGCGGGGGTGCAGAACCTGCTGAAGTCGCTGGCGACGGAATTTGCACCCGATATCCGTGTGAACTCCATCTTGCTGGGTCTCGTCGACAGCCAGCAATGGCAGCGCCGTTTCGATGCGCGTGAGGATCAGAGCCAGTCGCGTGACGACTGGTATGATGCGCTCGCGCGACAAAAGAAGATCCCCCTTGGCCGTCTCGGGGACCCGCATGAGGCCGCGCGGGCCATCGCCTTTCTTGCATCACCGGCAGCCAGTTACATCACCGGAGCAAGACTTGAAGTCTCCGGTGGTGTCTCGCGTTTTGTCTAA
- a CDS encoding alpha/beta fold hydrolase gives MPEMVERRENGIAYIERPGPGPVVVLLHGIGSNASSFMPLIECLPDHLHLILWNAPGYMGSKPLAEAWPLPSDYARALAGLLDDIGISTVHLFGHSLGTLIAAEFARQHPNRVDRLVLASAANGYGISQGDPLPEKAAGRIEELERLGPEVFARSRAANLVHEPAGHPDVVAHVEEAMAQVRLPGYGQAVHMLASGDLAAMIGTVPVCPGFIIGAQDRITPMDQTQKAAGAWAAVHGHAPALIAIEEAGHAAYVQRPQRFASALLELLGEPATRSAYCMARKSNGENHV, from the coding sequence ATGCCTGAAATGGTCGAGCGCCGGGAAAACGGCATAGCCTATATCGAACGACCGGGGCCGGGGCCGGTGGTCGTGCTTCTGCACGGCATCGGCTCCAACGCTTCGTCTTTCATGCCGCTGATTGAATGCCTGCCGGATCACCTGCACCTCATCTTGTGGAATGCTCCCGGTTACATGGGATCAAAACCGCTTGCCGAAGCCTGGCCCCTGCCAAGCGATTATGCGAGGGCGCTCGCCGGCCTGCTTGACGATATCGGCATATCCACCGTCCATTTGTTCGGACATTCGCTTGGCACGTTGATCGCGGCCGAGTTTGCCAGACAACACCCTAACCGGGTCGACCGGCTTGTTCTGGCGTCGGCGGCAAATGGCTACGGTATCTCACAAGGCGATCCTCTGCCTGAAAAAGCCGCCGGCCGAATTGAAGAACTTGAACGTCTTGGCCCGGAGGTATTTGCCCGCTCAAGGGCGGCTAATCTCGTGCATGAACCGGCCGGGCATCCGGATGTTGTCGCGCATGTCGAAGAGGCGATGGCACAGGTGCGCCTGCCAGGATACGGGCAAGCAGTGCATATGCTGGCGTCCGGAGACCTTGCCGCGATGATCGGAACCGTTCCGGTCTGTCCGGGCTTTATCATCGGTGCACAGGACCGGATTACACCGATGGACCAGACGCAAAAAGCCGCCGGAGCCTGGGCCGCTGTGCACGGGCATGCTCCGGCTCTTATTGCAATCGAGGAGGCTGGACACGCGGCCTATGTCCAAAGGCCGCAGCGCTTTGCCTCCGCTTTACTGGAACTTCTCGGGGAACCAGCGACGAGGAGCGCTTACTGCATGGCGCGAAAATCAAACGGAGAAAACCATGTCTGA